The sequence CCAGCTCTTCGTCGATCCGGCGACATTGCCGGCCGGTCCGTTCCTCGCCTATGATCATGACGGAAAGCTTGCCAGCACGATCTATATGCTGCCGACCAAGGATCTCAATCCGGACAAGTCTTTCGATAACCTTGCAGCGCCGGGCGGCAACGTCGACCATGTCGACGTCTACTACAATGCCGGCCATCCAGGCGTGGAAGAGCCGCATGTCCATGTGGTGCTGTGGCATGTTGCAGCGGCGGGCGAAGCGAGCGTCGCCAAATGACGATCGCGCGGCGTGAAGTGCTGGGCTTGGGCGGTGGGCTGGTCGCCGTCCTTTCCCTGTCCCAGCGGGACGTGTGGGCCGAAGAGGTCGTGGAGATTAGGATGCAGGGGCGCGCCGATGGCTCGCATGTCTGGTTCGACCCGATCGGTGTTCTGATCAAGCCGGGTCAGATGGTCCGCTGGACCAACTTCAACCCCGGCAATTCGCATACGACGACCGCCTATCATCCAGCAAACTTCGGGAGGCCGCTGCGCATGCCTGAATCGGCTAAATCCTGGGATTCAGACTATCTCCTGCCTGGCGAGAGCTTTTCGGTAACCTTCACCGAGCAAGGGGTTTATGACTATTATTGCGTTCCCCACGAGCAGGCTGGAATGGTCGGCCGCATCATAGTCGGCGAACCGGAAGCGCATGGCGGCTGGATGGAGGCGGTCGCCGCAAGCCGGGGCCTACCGGATGAGGCCCTCAAGGCGTTTCCGACGGTCGAAGAAATAAGGGCAAATCGGACAATCCGCTGAGTTTAGATATCGCGTGGCGCGTTTCGGCGGGTGTCGAGCCGACGAGCGAATAGATGAAGGCGATGGCGCGGGGACCGTAGTTTCCGAGCGGCATCGGAAACCATGAGAGGCTATCATGACAGATATGGCGATTCGGGCAGACCCATTGCTGCAATCGCAGACGGAGAGCAGCGGCGGGACACTGGCAGTAGAACAGCACGAACGCGCAATGCGCCGGCTTGCCTCCTTGGGCGAGATGACCGGCGGTATTGCCCATGATCTCAGGAACATCCTGGCGATTGTCGAATCGGGCCTGAGGCTCGCCGAAAGAAAAGCTGACCAGCCGGAGAGCGTGCGCGCCTTTATCGCGGCGGCGCGGGAAGGCGTCGATCGGGGCGTCGAACTGATATCGCAGTTGCTCGCTTTTGCAGACCATAGAGAACCCGACCTGCAAGTGCGCAACCTGAATGAGCTCGTCAGCTCTACCGGGCCATTCCTCCGGTATGGCGCGGGACCTGGCATCCGCGTCAGGCTCGCATTGGGTTCCGACATTCCAAGCTGTCTGATCGATCCGGCGTTGTTCGACGCCGCC is a genomic window of Rhizobium etli 8C-3 containing:
- a CDS encoding DUF5602 domain-containing protein, producing the protein MKKLFLVPVLILDSSVCAIAADEVAKAPPAAPYQQVSKLVKLPDFLPGMGQLFVDPATLPAGPFLAYDHDGKLASTIYMLPTKDLNPDKSFDNLAAPGGNVDHVDVYYNAGHPGVEEPHVHVVLWHVAAAGEASVAK
- a CDS encoding plastocyanin/azurin family copper-binding protein — encoded protein: MTIARREVLGLGGGLVAVLSLSQRDVWAEEVVEIRMQGRADGSHVWFDPIGVLIKPGQMVRWTNFNPGNSHTTTAYHPANFGRPLRMPESAKSWDSDYLLPGESFSVTFTEQGVYDYYCVPHEQAGMVGRIIVGEPEAHGGWMEAVAASRGLPDEALKAFPTVEEIRANRTIR
- a CDS encoding two-component system sensor histidine kinase NtrB codes for the protein MTDMAIRADPLLQSQTESSGGTLAVEQHERAMRRLASLGEMTGGIAHDLRNILAIVESGLRLAERKADQPESVRAFIAAAREGVDRGVELISQLLAFADHREPDLQVRNLNELVSSTGPFLRYGAGPGIRVRLALGSDIPSCLIDPALFDAAVLNLVLNARDAMPGGGEIWIGTERLVATNCAKGGPAPGTYARLRVKDHGCGMPQDVLQKVLDPFFTTKGENGTGMGLAQVRTFMQMVGGHLSIASERGTGTTVDLLFPLPDAAA